The Procambarus clarkii isolate CNS0578487 chromosome 50, FALCON_Pclarkii_2.0, whole genome shotgun sequence sequence GGGCGGGTTCCTGTTGTATGGAGTAGGGTGGCGGTTACGTGCCTCCGGAGTGACACCGTCTGGGTTCCCTGTTTGCGAGTGTTTGTTGCCTGAGTTCCGGAGGACATGGAGCCCCCGATGGAGGGTCGAGACTCTTGGGGGAGTTGGCTgcattgggaggcgttcaatgtgcggttcCCCCGGGTCTTATTCCTGGGCAAATATGTCAGCTGATTCCatgttactgtagtgttgtgtgccCCTATGGCCTTTCGTTTGCCCTATTGTATTTTGTGCCCGTGCCTCTTCCTTATTTGTTGCGAGGCAGGTGTTTTGGTGAGGGCATTTTTATTCATGTATTTGCTTTTGTGTTCTTACTTTGCCATGTGTGTTCTACTTATGCATTGCTAGAATgtgttgtttttgtttttgttttttatttttgtttttattttgtttttatttttgttttatttttgttttgaatttattttttattattgttttttgtttttatttttggctTGTTGTGTGCTGTGCATTTTCTTGTTTTATTTCATGAtgtcctttatgttgtgtttcgttctcggtccttcaggccggtgcttgtttgttgttgtgtatgttactATGTTCCATTTTCTTGATTGCATGGATTGCTTGTttgttattattgtatattttggcctctccctttgtttgttgcgAGGCGGTTGGTTTGGTGTGAGTGCTTTTATTTATGTCTTGTTTCTGTGATGTACATTTGCACTGGTGTTTTATTATTGCATTACATGTTGTACTtgtttgttatttttgttttgtttgttgtatattgTGATTTTCTTGTTATGTTTTATGCTGTACCtcttgatgtttgttttgttttaaaatgttttgttttgtactgatactgtgcttgcttgtttgacattgttttctaatttgtatgctgtgtttcttatgcatttatcgtgtttctcatttgttgtactgtgctgttggcccttctggccggtggtttactgttttgttttgttctgttttcatgttcttgccttgtttttattgtatatatattgcatgcttgcatgtaaaaataaaaaaaaataaaaaaaaaatatcaggaCCGGTGTTGATCCAACAACATTCTAAGTCTACTAGTAATCAACCGACTAATTCAATAGTGGTGTGACTAGGCCTAGAGCAGTCACCACTACAGGTCAGAGACGAAACCGAGGATGATGAGTCCAATCCTCCTGTTCACAAATTATGGGATTTGGACACCTTAGGCATAGTCCCTGGTCAACCCAGTCCAGATGACACATGGACGTATCACCAATATCTTGATactgttatttttcaagataatcaatattgggtgagactccagtggaagctgaaccacccacagcttccagtaaattatttcatgGCTTCAACCCAATTAAATTATCAATTAGCTAGGCTACGGATGCAACCAGATAAATTGCAAATGTATCATGCTGTGGTACAGCAACAACTTGCTAACAAATTTATAGAAGTTGTTGAAGAAGACAACCATAAAACAGGCCATTATTTGCCACATCATACTGTCCTGAAAGATTCAGTTACAACACCAATCAGGATTGTATTTAATTGTAGTGCCAAATTAAAGGCAGACAGCATGTCACTAAATGATTATCTACAAActggacctagcctaacccaaaaaCAACAAGAAGTCGTATTACGATTTTGCTCTGGTGTTTTCGCCTTTACAGCCGACATTAGTATAGCCTTTttaagagtaggcttacaagagacGGATCGTGATTTTACTAAACTTCGCTGGGTGAAAGATCCACAGGATCCTAATAGTGAAGTTATTACTTATAGATTTGCCTCAGTACTGTTCGGAGCGACATCTTCACCATTCTTACTCCAGGCTACTCTGGATACACATCTTAAGAAGTCTAATAGCCCCTACAAGACTGAGATTAGCAACAATTTATACATTGACAATTTTCAAGGAACCACTAATGATGAAAATAAACTAGTGGAAATTTACCATGAGACTAatcgtgaactgttaggagccaacaTGCCTTTACAGTCATGGGCTTCAAATAATAAACAACTAAACCAAATAATCGAGGAAGAATTCCCTGATTATAAGGTATCTCACAAATTGAAAGTCTTAGGTATGGAATGGAATACTTCCACAGACAAATTAAATATTAAGTCGGTGGAGATCAACCATTCACCTCTAACCATGAGAAAACTACTCTCCCATGTCAGCaagccatttgaccctttaggcctactcagtCTTATTCTAATTAAGGGTAAATTCcctatgcaggagtgctggcaaaggaATTTGAGGTGGGAGAAACGTTGCTGGAGGATCTCCAAGAAAAATCCCAGCAGTTGATTCCTGATTACAACAAACTTAGTATTCCACAATTTCCTCGAAATAACTTAGGACGAAATTTACCCACAAATTTATATGTGTTCTGCGAGGCAAAGCGTATGGTTCAGTAACCTATCTAGTTATTATTCAACAATCATTTTTGCTTGCATCCAAGGCAAGAGTAGCCCCGATAGAAAGGAGTTCACTaccccaaatggaattaactatcTTATTAGTTGGTGTAagactggctcattgcctgataAAAACCCTCAGTAATGTTCACCTTGGTGAACATTACTgtggtgtggtcagacaatgaggcagtataGAAGTGGGTAATAaatgacaacaacaaaactccctatgtcATCAATCGAGTAAGGGAAATTCGAGAATTGTCTGCTGGTTATAAATTAAGACATGTCCCCAGCAAGGACAATCCAGCCGGCTATTTATCCAGAGGTTTGACTTTAAAGCAATTGGTTAAAACCGAGATATGGTTTAATGGAACCCAATGGCTAGTTATTAGTCAGTGGCcccaacaaaagccacaagtcattgtgaccaatatcactaccccTGTTGTGCATCCAGAACCCCCTCGAAATTTAGCTAtcaatcctcatcattattccaatTTAAGCAAACTACTAAGAGTTACAGAAATGGTATTTGATTTCATCAACAAGATGGGGATCAAGTATCGATTTCCTAGTTCCATCAAATATTGGGTCAAACAAGCTCAACAACAGACTTATGGGAAGGAATATGAACATCTCCCAGAGAAGTTAAGTAAGTCTCTGGGTATCTGGCTTGACTCAGACAACTATAACATTTTGAGATGCGGCAGACGTCTGCTTCACGCAGAAATAAATTTGGATATGAAGAATCCTatacttctaccacgtcaccacatcattactaaACTCATAGTTCTACATTACCATGAGCATAATACATTGCATGGTGGAGAATTAGATACTCTTACTGAACTCAGACAACGTTTTTGGCTTCCCCGAGGTCGCAAAACTGTCAAATCTTTAATCAAGTCTTGTGTAGTCTGCAAGAGAtatgatgctcgagtgtgtccttatccaggtCCACCGCCCCTACCTAAGGAGCGAGTCGTCCACCTTCGTCCATTGAAACCACAGGTGTCGACTATACAGGAGCACTAATTTTAACAGGCAGACCGGACAAGATTCCAGTGAAAGCCAATATTTGCcttttcacgtgtgctaccacacgtggagtacatttagaagtcacttttgacatgagtgcagaagccttTCTGCAAGCCTTTCGCAGATCCGCTGCACGAAGATATTGCCCAAAATTAATGATCTCTGATAATTGATCTAACTTCGTGGCAGGAGAGGCTTTCTTACAAGAAATATGAAACCATCCAGAAGTACACTCTGTGCTCAAACAGAGACAATGTtactggaaatttatccctcgaaGAGCACCATGGCACGGCGGTTTTTACGAAAGATTGGTGGGAACTGTTAAGAAATGCCTAAGAAAAGCCTTACACCGGCAGAAAATTAAtctcactgaattacagacccttGTCGTGGAAATTGAAGCACGAGTCAACAACAGACTTCTAACCTACTTATCAGAAGATTTCTCCCAAAGAGAACCCCTAAGCCCCTCTCATTTGATTCATGGTGGTCTTCTGAGTCCTCTAATATCTATTGAAGATGAGGATCTAGCTGACCCTTCATGTGTCAAGGTGAGTGACTTGGTAGAGAGTTATAGACACTTTTCAAAAGTAATAAAGAAAAAGAATGAGGTCTGGACACGTGAATATTTAACTGCTTTAAGAGCATATCATTATGGAGCTGCAAGCCCATACAACAAAGTTCAACTCAAACGAGGTGATCTTGTCCTAGTAGACAGTGATATACTCAGGTCAGATTCgcctataggtaaaattgttgACATCCATCCTGACCGCAATGGTATTTTACGAATTGTTAAAGTTTAGtgtcgaggcactactaccttgaaaacactagaaaaattagtacctttagagtTAGCAGAACATGAGTGTTCTACAGATATACCTGTAACCCAAGTTTCAGAGAACAAAAATTCTACTCAACCGAGCGCAAGGCCAACTAGAGTCGCTGCTCAGAACTGCAAACAGAaacttaaacaatattttgattctatttaAGTGTAGATAACTTATCGTTTAAATTTGAAGTGGCCATGCTGATGCAGAAGTGAGTTGATGTCCAGTAACTAGATAGTTACGAGTCATAGTGACCCTGGACAATAGCCTCACTATATTGTTgaggtctccttgatcttaaatgatccaattattcataatatatttttaataatatcATTCTGTTTCTTACAAGAGAGTTATTCAATAAATTTCAATGTTTATTTACGCCCCCATGTTGACTTAGTCATCTACCACAAATTCGGGACATTCGTTAGGTGCGTACTAACCTACTAACCCATAAATATAGCTTCAGGATAAAGAAACAGGTGTACGTTAGTACTAAGACCTGAACTACGACTCGAGTTTTcttcccccggagttatgttggaaataaccaacagtttcatacatttttgtatttttatacaacttttgtattaaccacaagtagctactaaaattactaacttgtagatttaatcatcatcatgatttatattaaacatattgccagattcttccttgTCAGAGTGACGACGCGAGGAACGACAGGTAGAAACATGAATTCTTTCCACATTTAGTAGGATTtatatcagagtccagtttatcatttaTTTTACTAAAACAGTTACTAACTAATAACATTAATTTCGCAGCATACTACTGCTTACTGGAACtcctttatttagttgatatcaaacattctagaggaaattatttTTATGTAAATGATTTCTCTTTAATTTCTTCGATTAGCTGCGTGACTTTAATAAACCAACTTAGGTTACGCGAAATAATATTTTAACACAGAAGAATTAAATGTGACATCAA is a genomic window containing:
- the LOC138351689 gene encoding uncharacterized protein; amino-acid sequence: MQPDKLQMYHAVVQQQLANKFIEVVEEDNHKTGHYLPHHTVLKDSVTTPIRIVFNCSAKLKADSMSLNDYLQTGPSLTQKQQEVVLRFCSGVFAFTADISIAFLRVGLQETDRDFTKLRWVKDPQDPNSEVITYRFASVLFGATSSPFLLQATLDTHLKKSNSPYKTEISNNLYIDNFQGTTNDENKLVEIYHETNRELLGANMPLQSWASNNKQLNQIIEEEFPDYKVSHKLKVLGVLAKEFEVGETLLEDLQEKSQQLIPDYNKLSIPQFPRNNLGRNLPTNLYVFCEAKRMVHKDNPAGYLSRGLTLKQLVKTEIWFNGTQWLVISQWPQQKPQVIVTNITTPVVHPEPPRNLAINPHHYSNLSKLLRVTEMVFDFINKMGIKYRFPSSIKYWVKQAQQQTYGKEYEHLPEKLSKSLGIWLDSDNYNILRCGRRLLHAEINLDMKNPILLPRHHIITKLIVLHYHEHNTLHGGELDTLTELRQRFWLPRGRKTVKSLIKSCVVCKRYDARVCPYPGPPPLPKERVVHLRPLKPQKINLTELQTLVVEIEARVNNRLLTYLSEDFSQREPLSPSHLIHGGLLSPLISIEDEDLADPSCVKVSDLVESYRHFSKVIKKKNEVWTREYLTALRAYHYGAASPYNKVQLKRGDLVLVDSDILRSDSPIGKIVDIHPDRNGILRIVKV